A window of the Theileria parva strain Muguga chromosome 2, complete sequence, whole genome shotgun sequence genome harbors these coding sequences:
- a CDS encoding putative integral membrane protein — MSRIRQQRWIFKDRSAVVSGMFGIPISFCLLILVIVMLGIFILTWLIEGKVLIKVIGFNLPIVIKIMSLVSTLALFAFLINSTGVIYFVVLSTLIYFISHSLLLSGLLEFFFKFQEFDEPFANMTYYHPSNLDFYSVIAICMVRVLLGIPFSYYSLVLFDIRKAGGSGFRRIPAFKLEKTSLLEQAKALKKRYEYVVKRVAIFEMS, encoded by the exons ATGTCGAGGATTCGTCAGCAGCGTTGGATATTTAAGGACCGTTCGGCGGTTGTGAGTGGTATGTTTGGAATCCCGATCAGCTTCTGTTTACTCATACTTGTGATTGTAATGCTTGGGATTTTTATCCTCACGTGGCTAATTGAGGGCAAGGTACTCATCAAAGTCATTGGGTTCAATCTCCCCATCGTCATCAAGATCATGTCACTCGTCTCCACACTCGCACTCTTCGCATTCCTCATCAATAGCACCGGGGTCATCTACTTCGTCGTCCTCTCCACTCTCATCTACTTCATCTCACAC tcCTTATTGTTGTCTGGGTTATTGGAGTTCTTTTTTAAGTTCCAGGAGTTTGATGAGCCGTTTGCTAACATGACGTACTATCACCCGAGTAACCTTGACTTTTACTCTGTAATTGCCATTTGCATGGTCAGGGTATTACTGGGGATTCCATTCTCATACTACTCGCTGGTGCTCTTTGATATCAGGAAAGCCGGCGGCTCAGGCTTTAGAAGAATCCCAGCATTTAAACTCGAGAAAACTTCACTACTAGAACAAGCCAAAGCACTCAAGAAAAGATACGAATACGTTGTCAAACGAGTCGCAATCTTCGAAATGTCATAA
- the APS2 gene encoding AP-2 complex subunit sigma has product MIYGIFFQNSQNDTRFSKWYSSFNIKRKKSLEDKIHTELLNRDRRWSNVFDLEGMKVVYRQYSGLIICVLIDQSDNTLAIYELIHLIVEVLDVYYGDVCELDIVYNFNRVHNILDDIVLGGEIIETSKDIIVEKLRASDKVN; this is encoded by the exons ATGATTTATGGGATTTTTTTCCAAAACTCTCAAAACGATACTCGTTTTTCCAAATG GTATTCATCGTTTAATATTAAGAGGAAGAAATCGTTGGAGGATAAGATCCACACGGAGTTGTTGAATCGTGACCGTAGGTGGTCGAATGTGTTTGATTTAGAGGGTATGAAGGTGGTTTACAGGCAATACTCCGGACTCATCATCTGTGTCCTGATTGACCAGTCTGATAACACCTTGGCTATATATGAACTAATTCACCTGATTGTCGAAGTGCTTGACGTGTATTACGGTGACGTGTGCGAACTTGACATTGTGTACAACTTCAACAGAGTTCACAATATCCTCGACGATATCGTACTCGGCGGAGAAATCATAGAAACCTCCAAAGATATCATCGTAGAGAAACTCAGAGCTTCcgataaagttaattaa